From the genome of Streptomyces sp. NBC_01304:
GCCGTTGGCGGGCCAGCCTGCCGACCAGGATGAGCACGGCGAGCACCGCGATCACGACGGCGGCACCACTGACGAAGGCGTCGCGCCGGCCGTCGTCGGCGATGGCGGATTCCTCGTTCACCGCCGAGGCGGCCAGGTCGGGCTGCATCCGGCGGTCGGCGTGGGAATTGGTCAGCGGCGCCACGCAGCCCGGACCTTTGCTCCCGGCCGCCTTGGCCATCGCTGCGGTGTCCGCGTGGATCTGTTTCTCGGATCCTTCAAGCCGCTTCGCATCAGCCTCTGTGCCACCGCTGAGGCACACCTCAAGAGCGATGCCCTCCAGGCGCGCGAACGAGGAACGGGCCTCGCGCAGGCCGGCAACGCTGCCGGCGTCCAGGCCCGGCGCGATAAGCAGGTGCATGCCAACTGGGCGTTCCAGTGACAAGGCCGCCCGGGTGCGCGAGATCGCATGGCGGGTGCGGCCGTAACTGCTGATGTCCCCGTCGCTCAAGCCGAGTTCGCGGGCGAACTCCATCAAGGGATGGGCGATCTCGGCGTAGCCGCGCTCAGCATTCGCACCGGGGAGCTCAGTGGTGTGCGCGTCCGCGCGCAGCGCCTTGAGGTTGGGCTCCCGAGAGCGGAACAACTTGAGCCGGCGCTCCGCACCGGGCGTCCGCGCCGCACTCTGCACCACCTCGCCGAAGGCGTCACCCACCCCGTCCATGGTCTTGCGGGCTGTGCTGACAGCGGCCCTGTCTTCCTTCGTGGTGCTGCCCTTGAGGAGGGGAGCCGCCGTGATGTCACGCTCGTTGTGCAGGGCGCGGGTGTAGGCCGGGGAGGCACGCACCAGGCGAGCGGAGCTCACCGCTCTCTCGGCCTCCCGCCAGGTGTTGACCGAGCTCGTCAATGGGAGCCCACCCACGACGAGGCCGACGATCACGGGACATAGCAGGATCGCGTTCAACCGGATCGGCACCCGCCAGTTGCGGGAGGATGAGCGGACGCCTCTGACGGCGGGACGAGTTGGTGGCTCCGGACGGGGCACCGACGCTGGTGCCTCCCTGCCCGCCGGCGGGGCCAAGTCGCCCCGGGCCGACGGCGCGGGACGGTTCGTGCTTCGCCTCACGCTGCCAACACCCTCTCGGCATGCGGAATACCGTCCGGCTGCGATATTCCGTCGTTCACCTCGGGTACCTGTGCCACTCCCGCGCCGCCCCGTCCCAGATGTCGCCCTTGGCCCGTGCTGGAAGCCCCGGCGACACGGGTCCGCCATGTTCCCGGTCTACGCACAGTAGCCCGGTGAGTCCAGCGGGCCATCGCACTTGCCTCAGACCTCCGCAGATTCTTGTCCGACCTGCCACGAGAATCCAGGGGGCGTTGGTCGCGACGAACAACGTGCGTGTCCGCCGCAGACCGCGAACCAGCGGATCCACACCCATCGCCTCCTCACCCGCTGCTACCTCGGCGAGGCAACTCGGCGGAGTGGGGCGGGCGGTCAGGAAGTCGTGGGCCGGGTGGCGGGCAGCCGCAGCTCACGGCGTTTGCGCTCCTCGATGTCCTCGACGTGCGTGAGCAGGAAGTGCGGCTCGTCGACGCCGTGGGCGACAACCGAGGTGCGTAGCAGGACCCAGAGATGGGTGCCGTCGCACCGGGCGAGCCGCAGCTCGGTGTGGCCGCCGTCGGCCCAGGCACGCAGGAGCGCATCGACGTCCTCGGGGTGCACCAGGTCAGCGAACGAGTGGCGGCGCATCTCCGACGCCGGCCTGCCGAGCAGGCGGCACAGCGCCTCGTTGCTGCGCAGGATGCGACCCTGCCGGTCACCGCCCAACTCGGCGATGGCCATGCCCGTGGGCGCGCCCTCGAAAGCCTGCCGGAAGCTCTCCTCGCTCGCCCGCAAGGCCTCCTGCTCGCGCTCAAGCCTGACCAAGGCGCGCTGCATGCGTGCCTGAAGCCGTGCGTTACTGATGGCAACCGAGGCCTGGAATGCGTACATCTGCAAGGCCTTGCGCTCCCAGGCCCCAGGGCGCCGGCCATTGCTGGGGCGATCGACGGAGATCACGCCGAGGAGTTCGCCCCCGGAGGAACCGGTCGCGTACATGGGGGCGAAGAGCCGGTCCGCGGGGTGCCATTCGTCGTCGAAGCGGGGCGGCGGCCCGTCGGTGAACCACTGGGGTACGTCGTCCTCATCGAGGATCGCTCCCTCGGTGTGCGGGACGAAACGCAGCGGCCCCCAGCCCTCGCCCATGGTGAGGCGGCGGTCCCAGGAGGCGCGCGAGCCGACGCGGCCGGCAAGCAGGGTCTCGGCGACGGCATTGCCCGCGACAGCGGCGACGACCAGGTCGCCGCCGGGGCGCACGAGATTCACGCACGCCAGCGCGTATCCCAGGCCGCCCACGACACCGTCGGCCACCGTCTGCACGGTGTCGGACAGGCTACCGGCCTTGTTCAACTCCTCAATGATCTGGAGCAGTCGATCCAGATCGCTCAAATGCAGCACGTGCTCCGGATCTGCCGTCACGGTGGCCTGGAGGGGAGCGGTCATCCCCGCTTCGGGACTCGGCTGCGGCATCGAGGCCGCATGCTGTGGGGCGTGTGCCCGGTGCGCGGCCGTCACCGGCGCGTCCTCGTGCACCTCATGGGTCGGCGGAAGAGTGCGCAACCGATGCCTCACGGGCGAACCCCCTCCGGTCGATCCGCGGAAAAGACAACTCCAGCTATGGAAAGGACCGTAGCTTGGCGAGCGCCACCGCGAGCGCCGTTTCCACCGCTGGGATGACCCAACCTGTCTGCGCCGGCTCACGGACGGAGTCATGATGCGCGACGTCTCGGGCTCTCGACCGCCCACGAAGGGCTACAGGGAGTCCATGAAACTCAGCCGCGGGCGTCAGGCGGGCTTGCGGCCGAAGACGTACACGCGCGCGTCTTGGCCCGCCTTGCGCCACAGCGCCGCCGCGTCGGCAGGCCGCATGTTGATGCACCCGTGCGAGCCGGGAGGTGCGTACATCGAGCCGCTGTGGCCGTGGAAAGCCTGCCCGCTGGAGAAGAACTGGGCCCACGGCATGGGGGCGTTGCCGTAGAGCGTCGAGCGGTGATGGCGGGCCCGCGCATAGATGCGGTACCAGCCGGTGCGCGTACGGTACTTGGGCGCTCCGGAGCGGATCGGGCGGGCCTGGAAGGTCACCTTGCCGGCGCGCTGCACCCACATCAGCTGACGGGTCAGGTCGACGCAGATCAAGCTGTATCCCGTACGCGGGCAGCGGCGGCCGCGGTTCGGGTGCGCGCGTTCGTCGAGGAGCACCGCCGTCCCCCACGTCACGCGCCCCGCGTAGCCGACCGCGTGGCGGATGCCGTAGTACTGCTGGAAGCGCTGGATGGCCTTGCAGTCCTGCGGTGACTGCCGCCCGTCGGTGCGCAGCTTGAGATGGCGCTCCACCTGCTTTTGCCAGGGACCGCTCTGGTCAGTGCAGTACGGCGGGCGCTTGTTCCTCTCGTACGGAGGCCACTGCTCCAGGTCCGGGACCGGGACCGGCCACGGTGCCGTCGGCGGCTTGGGCGCCGCCTGCGTGGGAACGGGGACACCGAGCGGCAGCAGCACGGCGGCCAGTGCGATCAGCAGGACGACGACACGTCCAGGCGGATGAGGCCACCGCCGCCGCGGCTCGTCGCACAGGCTCAGGCTCATGAATGCGCCACCTCCTTGATGGGGAAGTCCGCCGCCCTCCAAGGGTGATCACATGAAGCGCAGGTCAGAAGAGTCCTTCTGAAGAGCCCTGAAACGAAGGCACTTATCTGCGTGTCGGACAAGCGTCGTTGTGTATGTCGGCTGAACGAGTTGCTTCCAGGCGGGTCGGCTCCGAGACGCGAGAGTTCCGCGGGCCGGCGTTCGATTCTCCTCGCATGAAGATGAGGAGCTTCACCACCGCGGGTATCACCGGTCTTGTGCTGGCGGGTGCCGCACTCGCCCCCGTCCCGGCCGTTGCCGCCACGCCGGCGCCCGCGGGCACCACCACCGAGGAACTCTTCGGTCCCGGCCCTGGTGGAATGAACTGCGAGGAATGCCTTGAGGAGAACCTCGAGCGCTACCTCGATGCTCTCCTCGACAAGAAGATGGCCAAGTACCAGAAGCTCTTCAAGGGCGAGAAGGGCGACACTGGCACACAGGGCGGCCCTCCCGGGCCCGCGGGGCCGGCCGGTCCCGCAGGGAAGGACGGCGCCCCGGGCAAGGACGGCACCCCCGGCGAGGCCGGCTCCCCAGGGAAGGACGGCCCTGCGGGGAAAGCCGGTACACCGGGCAAGGACGGTACGCCGGGCAAGGACGGCCCTGCAGGGAAAGCCGGTACACCGGGCAAGGACGGTACGCCGGGCAAGGACGGCGCCAAGGGCACGGACGGCGCCGCGCTGCTCAAGCAGGCGACGGTCGTCACCAGCCAGTTCACGGTCGACAACGGCAAACAGGCGTACGGCAGTGCCTTCTGCCCCGGCGGCAGCAAGGTCACCGGGGGCGGCGTCAGGCGTACCACCATCCTCACCTCGGGCAAGGTCCTGACCGGGTACAGCGGGCCCACTACCGGGCCGCGGCAGGGGTGGTCCGCCCACATCTACAACGACGGTACCGGCCTGACCGTGACCATGACGGTCCACGCGATCTGCGTACCGAGTCCCTGACCAACTCCGCCTGCCCAGGGATGCTCCGGCAGCACCCCTTCTCGCCCGCGGACCGGCACGCCGCGGGCCCGCACACCCCAAGGAACCGTGACGCGAAGCGCCGCCATGGGCAGAGTCAGACCTGCCGGCAACAGCCCGCTTCATGGGTGAGGAGCTGTTGTGGAGGGTGCAGGGCCTCGAGCCGGGGGCGTTGTCGGGGTTCGGGTGGTCGCCTCGGCGCCACGTCGTGGCTCCTTGGCCGGCCACCCGTCGGCGCTGCGGCGGGGCAACGCCCTGCCGGGTATCCGCTGCCCTGCCCGAGCGCAGGGCCTGGTATCTGCACCGCGTCGTTGGCGGTTCAGACACCGGGCTCTCGCCTCCTCACTCCTGCGGCGCCAGCCACACCGTCGTATCGCCCGGCAGCACCTGCTCCCCCGTCCGTGCCGCCTCAAGGGGTCCGCTGCTCAACAGCACGCGCAGGCCGGGCGGCAGCGGTAGCGGCTCCTCGCCCGTGTTGACCAGGCATCGGGCACCACCTGGGCGGACGAAGCAGATCGCGTCTGAGCCCGCGTCGATCCATTCCAGCGTCTCGGGCCGCCCGGCGAAACGCTCGCGGCGCAGGCGCAGCGCCTGGCGGTACAGGTTCAAGAACGACTCCGGGTCCGCGCTCTGGCGCTCGACGCTCCACTGGGCCCAGTGCGCGGGTTGCGGCAGCCACGAGACGTTCGTCGCGGAGAACCCCATCGATTCCCCCGAGGCGGTCCACGGCAGCGGCACCCGGCAGCCGTCGCGCCCCCGGTCGCGTCCTTGGGAGCGTACGAAGGTGGGATCCTGGATCAGGTGGTCGGGGATGAACTGCACCTCGGGCAGGCCCAGTTCATCGCCCTGATAGAGGTACACCCCGCCGGGCAGGGCCATGGTGAGCAGCGCCGCCGCCCTGGCACGGCGGCGGCCCAGGACGAGGTCGCTGGGGTCGGAGAGCCGCTTGTCCCCCATGTCGAAAGAGGTGTCCGCGCGGCCGTAGCGGGTGGTGTGGCGGATCGTGTCGTGGTTGGACAGGACCCAGGTGGGCGGCGCCCCGACCGGCCGGTGTCCGGCCAGCGTGCCGGCGATGACCGCCCGAAGCGCCGGCGCCTCCCAGGGGCAGCACAGGAAGTCGAAGTTGAAGGCGGAGTGCAGTTCATCGGGGCGCAGATAGCGGGCGGCCTGCTCGGGGTCCGGCAGCCACACCTCGCCGACGAACGTCCGCTCGCCGTCGTACGAGTCGAGGATCTTGCGCCAGGCGCGGTAGATGTCGTGCACCTCGTCGACGTCCTGATAGGGCAGGTCGGTCGGGTCGGGGTGGGGACCGACGTCGGGGAGTCCGGCCTTCTTGGCGAGGCCGTGCGCCACGTCGATGCGGAATCCGTCGACGCCGCGCGCCAGCCAGAAGTGCAGTACGTCCTCGAACTCGGCCCGCACATCGGGGTGTTCCCAGTTCAGATCGGGCTGCTCGGGGGCGAACATGTGCAGGTACCAGGGGCCCGGGCTGCCGTCGGCCTCGGTGATCCGGGTCCAGGCGGGACCGCCGAAGTACGACTGCCAGTCATTGGGCGGTACGTCGCCGTCCGCTCCCTTGCCGGGCATGAACCAGAAGCGTTCCCGCTCGGGCGATCCAGGGCCCGCGGTGAGTGCGTCCCGAAACCAGGGGTGCTGGTCGGAGCAGTGGTTGGGCACCAGGTCGACGATGACCCGCAGTCCGTGGTCATGGGCCTCGGTGATCAGCGACTCGGCCTCGGCGAGGGTGCCGAAGATCGGGTCGATGTCCCGGTAGTCCGCGACGTCGTAGCCGCCGTCGGCCATCGGGGAGACGTACCAGGGGTTGAACCACAGCGCATCCACGCCGAGTTCACGCAGGTGGGGCAGTCTGTCGCGCACTCCGGCCAGATCTCCGATGCCGTCGCCGTT
Proteins encoded in this window:
- a CDS encoding L,D-transpeptidase, whose translation is MSLSLCDEPRRRWPHPPGRVVVLLIALAAVLLPLGVPVPTQAAPKPPTAPWPVPVPDLEQWPPYERNKRPPYCTDQSGPWQKQVERHLKLRTDGRQSPQDCKAIQRFQQYYGIRHAVGYAGRVTWGTAVLLDERAHPNRGRRCPRTGYSLICVDLTRQLMWVQRAGKVTFQARPIRSGAPKYRTRTGWYRIYARARHHRSTLYGNAPMPWAQFFSSGQAFHGHSGSMYAPPGSHGCINMRPADAAALWRKAGQDARVYVFGRKPA
- a CDS encoding glycoside hydrolase family 13 protein: MTSTPAPAWWRHAAIYQIYVRSFADGNGDGIGDLAGVRDRLPHLRELGVDALWFNPWYVSPMADGGYDVADYRDIDPIFGTLAEAESLITEAHDHGLRVIVDLVPNHCSDQHPWFRDALTAGPGSPERERFWFMPGKGADGDVPPNDWQSYFGGPAWTRITEADGSPGPWYLHMFAPEQPDLNWEHPDVRAEFEDVLHFWLARGVDGFRIDVAHGLAKKAGLPDVGPHPDPTDLPYQDVDEVHDIYRAWRKILDSYDGERTFVGEVWLPDPEQAARYLRPDELHSAFNFDFLCCPWEAPALRAVIAGTLAGHRPVGAPPTWVLSNHDTIRHTTRYGRADTSFDMGDKRLSDPSDLVLGRRRARAAALLTMALPGGVYLYQGDELGLPEVQFIPDHLIQDPTFVRSQGRDRGRDGCRVPLPWTASGESMGFSATNVSWLPQPAHWAQWSVERQSADPESFLNLYRQALRLRRERFAGRPETLEWIDAGSDAICFVRPGGARCLVNTGEEPLPLPPGLRVLLSSGPLEAARTGEQVLPGDTTVWLAPQE